A single Nicotiana tabacum cultivar K326 chromosome 5, ASM71507v2, whole genome shotgun sequence DNA region contains:
- the LOC107815180 gene encoding putative mitochondrial protein AtMg00240 has protein sequence MCQRKYALELVSELGLAGGKPICTPLEFNHKLTSLEFDQEVNNNASKDIILEDKGSYQRLIGRLLYLTMTRLDIAFVVQMLRQYMHAPKASHMDAARKVVKYIKSTPRLGLFMPTDSCKHLVAYYDSDWGVCVESRRSVTGYVVKFGGALIFWKKNEEQCPGAQLRQSFEV, from the coding sequence ATGTGTCAAAGAAAGTATGCCTTAGAACTGGTTTCTGAACTTGGCCTAGCAGGTGGAAAACCAATATGTACACCTCTTGAGTTCAATCATAAGCTCACCTCTCTTGAGTTTGATCAGGAGGTAAATAATAATGCTTCTAAAGATATAATACTTGAAGATAAAGGTAGTTATCAAAGATTGATAGGTAGATTATTGTACTTAACCATGACAAGGCTAGACATAGCCTTTGTAGTACAGATGCTCCGTCAATATATGCATGCACCTAAAGCTTCTCACATGGATGCTGCACGAAAAGTAGTAAAGTACATTAAATCCACACCAAGACTTGGACTCTTTATGCCTACTGACAGCTGCAAACACCTTGTAGCTTATTATGATTCTGATTGGGGAGTATGTGTGGAGTCTAGAAGATCAGTCACTGGATATGTGGTAAAATTTGGTGGTGCACTAATCTTCTGGAAAAAAAATGAGGAGCAATGTCCAGGTGCTCAGTTGAGGCAGAGTTTCGAAGTATAG
- the LOC107815181 gene encoding LOW QUALITY PROTEIN: uncharacterized protein LOC107815181 (The sequence of the model RefSeq protein was modified relative to this genomic sequence to represent the inferred CDS: inserted 1 base in 1 codon) — MQEIGVIRETXEMTEEGRVHPDCRNASNPYHECSDYCFNIIAAAKKQMSKAETGVLQANTVNVQPHSVVSSDGGEAAPDERDDVERHNDADDQDDGQGNMGEDSANLTGRKKKLFELRLKMNEARKANQSAMVAEKKKTEAPPESRGMSKQKWIEERKKKIGKLLDANGLDMSKAYMLDTQESAESKYKKWEKEPAPAGWDVFNQKTLYNAYKKRTKNVAVDLDEYSKMKEADPEFYREASSLQYGKAPKLSEDKIERMVKELKDRDEKRQSFSRRRKFHEEKDIDSINDRNEHFNKKIERAFGKYTLEIKNNLERGTALPD; from the exons ATGCAGGAAATTGGTGTGATAAGGGAAA AGGAAATGACTGAAGAAGGAAGAGTTCACCCAGATTGTCGAAATGCATCCAACCCTTATCATGAATGCAGCGATTATTGCTTCAATATAATAGCTGCAGCAAAGAAGCAAATGAGCAAAGCTGAAACAG GTGTATTGCAAGCTAATACTGTTAATGTTCAGCCCCACTCAGTTGTGAGTTCTGACGGGGGCGAAGCTGCACCTGATGAAAGGGATGATGTCGAGAGGCACAATGATGCAGATGATCAAGATGATGGGCAGGGTAATATGGGAGAAGACTCTGCAAATCTCACCGGGAGGAAGAAAAAGTTATTCGAATTAAGATTAAAAATG AATGAGGCAAGAAAAGCTAATCAAAGTGCAATGGTAGCAGAGAAGAAAAAAACGGAAGCTCCACCAGAGTCTAGGGGAATGTCCAAGCAAAAATGGATCGaggaaaggaagaagaaaattggGAAGTTGTTAGATGCCAATGGACTAGATATGAGTAAGGCATATATGCTAGATACACAAGAGTCGGCGGAGTCAAAGTATAAGAAGTGGGAAAAGGAGCCAGCGCCAGCTGGTTGGGATG tttttaatcaGAAAACACTATACAATGCATACAAGAAGCGGACAAAGAATGTTGCTGTTGATCTAGATGAGTACAGTAAAATGAAGGAAGCTGATCCCGAATTTTATCGAGAAGCTTCAAGTCTCCAGTATGGGAAG GCACCAAAATTGTCAGAGGACAAGATAGAGAGGATGGTGAAGGAGCTCAAGGACAGGGATGAGAAGCGCCAGTCATTTAGTCGGAGGAGAAAGTTCCATGAAGAGAAAGACATCGACTCTATTAATGATCGTAACGAGCACTTCAATAAGAAGATTGAGCGTGCTTTTGGAAAATACACCTTGGAGATCAAGAATAACCTTGAGAGAGGAACTGCTTTGCCTGATTGA